A single region of the Sphaeramia orbicularis chromosome 6, fSphaOr1.1, whole genome shotgun sequence genome encodes:
- the LOC115420639 gene encoding RNA polymerase II elongation factor ELL, producing MAALRQEHRYGLSCGKINKNTPNQTLYHVKLTDTAIRTLEAYQNLKASLSNQPAICFKGSQGYIKIPTPTPESPDGFRVFSFYLSSDSKDKPQSSFDCIHQYVSGEGRDLLEGKGSIQDKITVCATDDSYQTTRERMSQVEKDIWSRSAIEIKPGPSKCVKVQRKQGLVSGSDSSNKHSPSNKRSLVPSPVAHRPLRDRIIHLLALKAYRKPELLLWLERERASPKDKADLTSVLDEVGKLNLKDHSYSLKDELYRHVHRDWPGYSEEEKQLIHRLLIRKLQPLHSSQLKSPQSNHSFHKTPGDSPSQLSPAKNLSAKRPLISDPPNCQTPKKQRLLDPCLPQQSPSRGDYSTNDARSSSGHRNISAQIKTEFDKTNNHLHSSPNGLYSPHKHSGSTPVPKVERTGPAPSAPSPRPPHPETPLCTDQQLANGQHKKKRSKKHKDKERERLKPDWIETSPDLKQNQENLKDHRGENTPVDRTTAEELPDYLIKYSTITALEQRQQYKDDFCAEYDEYRALHDRIGAITEMFVQLGSKINTLSPGTQEYKLMEDQILQKYRKYKKKFPGYREEKKRCEYLHQKLSHIKGLITNYDRTQELS from the exons ATGGCAGCGCTGAGACAGGAGCATCGGTATGGGCTCTCCTGtggcaaaatcaacaaaaacacccCGAATCAAACTCTGTACCACGTCAAACTCACTGACACTGCTATCCGGACCCTCGAAGCCTACCAGAACCTGAAG GCATCGCTATCAAATCAGCCAGCGATTTGCTTCAAGGGGAGCCAGGGG TACATAAAGATCCCAACTCCAACTCCTGAATCTCCCGATGGATTCAGAGTCTTCTCATTCTACTTATCCAGTGACAGCAAAGACAAACCTCAGTCCAGCTTCGACTGCATTCACCAGTATGTCTCGGG GGAGGGCAGGGATCTCCTGGAGGGCAAGGGCAGCATTCAGGACAAGATCACGGTTTGTGCAACAGATGACTCCTACCAGACAACCCGGGAGCGGATGTCTCAGGTGGAGAAGGACATCTGGAGCCGCTCAGCAATTGAGATCAAACCTGGGCCAA GTAAGTGCGTGAAGGTCCAGAGGAAGCAGGGTCTGGTATCAGGCTCAGATAGCAGCAACAAGCACTCCCCCAGCAACAAGAGGAGCCTGGTTCCTAGCCCTGTAGCACACCGGCCCTTGAGGGATCGCATCATTCATCTCCTGGCCTTAAAGGCCTACAGGAAACCTGAGCTGCTACTGTGGTTGGAGAGGGAGCGAGCCAGTCCAAAGGACAAGGCCGACCTGACCTCAGTACTGGATGAG GTTGGCAAGCTGAATCTTAAAGACCATAGCTATTCTTTGAAAGATGAGCTCTATAGACACGTCCACAGAGACTGGCCTGGCTATTCAGAAGAGGAGAAGCAACTCATCCATAGGCTATTGATCAG GAAACTTCAGCCACTCCACAGTAGCCAGTTGAAGAGTCCCCAGTCCAACCATTCATTCCATAAAACTCCTGGGGACTCTCCGTCACAGCTCAGTCCTGCCAAGAATCTCTCAGCG aaacgGCCATTAATTTCTGATCCACCCAACTGTCAAACCCCTAAAAAACAAAGACTATTAGACCCCTGTTTGCCTCAGCAGTCGCCCTCTCGTGGAGACTACAGCACAAACGACGCTCGTAGCTCCTCAGGTCACAGAAACATTAGTGCACAGATTAAAACAGAGTTTGACAAAACCAACAATCATCTCCACTCAAGCCCAAACGGTCTATACTCGCCACACAAGCACAGCGGGTCAACTCCTGTTCCCAAAGTGGAGAGGACAGGGCCGGCTCCCTCTGCCCCCAGCCCCAGGCCCCCCCACCCTGAAACCCCCCTTTGCACTGACCAGCAGCTCGCTAACGGCCAACATAAaaagaaacggtccaaaaagcaCAAAGACAAGGAACGAGAGAGATTAAAACCAGACTGGATAGAGACCAGTCCGGACCTGAAGCAGAACCAAGAAAATCTCAAAG ACCACAGGGGAGAGAATACGCCTGTTGATCGAACCACAGCAGAGGAGCTGCCGGACTATTTAAT AAAATACAGCACTATAACAGCACTGGAGCAACGTCAGCAGTACAAAGACGACTTCTGCGCTGAGTACGATGAATACCGGGCTCTTCATGACCGCATCGGGGCTATTACAGAGATGTTTGTTCAGTTGGGCTCAAAGATCAACACTCTCTCCCCAGGAACACAGGAGTACAAG